Proteins from one Penaeus monodon isolate SGIC_2016 chromosome 39, NSTDA_Pmon_1, whole genome shotgun sequence genomic window:
- the LOC119597294 gene encoding uncharacterized protein LOC119597294, with protein sequence MLLGVAFLAAAIVPFLPAVRAEANVGVPIYTPALTALPPTLGVLQEAIQHEARHFSTVDICGEAVCDQMVRQANGLARLKTIRRYIVEAVSMMDSLVTALDAELVVAGETMTRALGNRCRAAHAVLNEVTKGPAEKDRLNGRSSAFIYGQDVFSRRS encoded by the exons ATGTTGCTGGGTGTGGCCTTTCTAGCAGCGGCGATCGTCCCCTTCCTCCCAGCGGTACGGGCGGAGGCGAACGTGGGCGTCCCCATCTACACGCCCGCACTGACCGCCTTGCCACCAACTCTGGGCGTATTGCAGGAAGCGATCCAGCACGAGGCCCGACACTTCAGCACCGTGGATATCTGTGGCGAGGCCGTTTGTGACCAGATGGTGAGGCAGGCGAACGGACTCGCGAGACTCAAGACCATCAGGAGATATATCGTGGAAGCT GTCAGCATGATGGACAGCCTGGTGACCGCGCTGGACGCAGAGCTGGTGGTCGCGGGGGAGACAATGACGAGGGCGCTGGGAAACAGGTGTCGCGCCGCCCACGCTGTTCTGAACGAGGTCACAAAG GGCCCCGCCGAGAAGGATCGTCTGAACGGCAGGAGCAGCGCCTTCATCTACGGCCAAGACGTCTTCTCTCGCCGCTCCTGA